The DNA region TCGGCCATCCGGCGCCATGCTGGCGGAGGGGATCCGGCTCGGTGTGGCGGATGCCGGCGGCACCGCGCTGGATGTCGGCACGCTTCCCACGCCCGCGCTCTACTTCGCGGTGTCGGCGCTCCGGAGCACCGGGGGCGTGCAGGTCACCGGCTCCCATAATCCTCCCGAATTCAACGGCTTCAAGCTGGTCCTCGGGGCCGATCCATTTCACGGCGAAGAGATCCTCGACCTGTGGGAGCGAATCGTCACCGAGCGCTGGCGCACCGGAGCCGGCCGCCAGTCCAGCGACGCCTCGGTGCTGGGCCGCTACCGCGACGGGATCCTCGACCGGCATCGGCTCCTCCGGCGGGTGAAGGTCGTGGTCGACTGCGGCAACGGGGCGGGGAGCCTGGTGGCGGTCTCCACGCTGGAGGCTCTGGGCGCGGAGGTCATCCCGCTCTTCTGCGAGTCGGACGGTAGCTTCCCCAACCATCATCCCGATCCCACCATCCCTGAGAACCTGCGCGACCTTCAGGCTGCGGTGCGGCGCACCGGCGCGGAGCTGGGGATCGCGTTCGACGGCGACGCCGACCGGATCGGCGCAGTGGACGAGACGGGCCGCATCATCTACGGCGACCAGCTGCTGATCATCCTCGGCCGCGACGCGGTGGCCCGGTTCGGTCCGGGAACCCCGGTGATCTTCGACGTGAAGTGCTCGGAAGTGCTGCCGGCCGCGCTGACTGCCGCCGGGGCGCAACCGGTCATGTGGAAGACAGGTCATTCGCTCATCAAGGCCAAGATGAAGGAGCTGCAGGCGCCGCTGGCGGGGGAGATGAGCGGGCACATGTTCTTCGGCGGCGATTACCTGGGCTTCGACGACGCGCTCTTCGCGGCGGCCCGCCTGCTGGAGATCGTGAGCCGCCAGCCGTTCGGACTCGCCCCGCTGCTGGCCGATCTGCCGCAGACCTTCGCCACGCCCGAGATCCGGGTCGACGCGCCCGAGGACCAGAAGTTCGCCATCGTGGAGCGAGCCGCGGCGTCGTTTGCCGCGCGCTATCCCGCCAACACCATCGACGGGGTCCGTATCACCTTTCCCAAGGGCTGGGGCCTGCTCCGCGCTTCGAACACCCAGCCGATCCTGGTGCTTCGCTTCGAGGCCACCGACCCGCTGGCCCTGGACGCCTACCGCGGTGAAGTCGTGAGCTGGCTGGCCGCGCAGGGCGTGCGCGCCTAACCGGGTGTCCCGGCGCGGTCGGCGGCTCACCGCCGCGCTCACCGGACTCGTCGTCCTGCTGTTCGCGGGCCGCTGGACGGCCGGCATTCTCGCCGACCGGTGGTGGGCCGCGCAGGTGTCGCCCGCCGCCGTCGGGTTTCTCACCGATTGGTATCTCCTCCGGGCTATTCTCGACCTCGCCGCCGTCCTGCTAGCCTCGGCCTGGTTCATCGGGCACCTCCTGGCAGTCTACCGCGCGGTCGGCTCGGTACAGGTGCGCCGCAATGTCGCCAACCTCGAGTTCCGGGAAGCGCTCACCCCCAGCGCGCTGCTCACCATCGCAGTCGCGAGCGGTGGCGTCCTGGGGGTCCTGGTCGGCTCGGGCACCTCGCGGTGGGTGCACGAGGTGGCGCTCGCCTGGCAGGGCGTTCACTACGGGATGGCGGACCCGCTGCTGCAGCGGGACATCGGATTGTACGTGGCGCAGCTCCCGGTGTGGCGGGCGGCGCACGGCTTCGCCTTCCTGCTGCTCACGCTCGCGCTGGGCATCGTGTTCGCGCTGTATCTGGTGGTCGGAGCGGTCCGCTGGATCGAAGGCCGCCCCGCCATCAACAATCACGCGCGCATTCACCTCGGCTGGCTCCTGGCCGGACTCGCGCTGACCCTCATGTGGGGCTATCTGCTCGAGCGTTACGAGCTGGTGGCGCTGGGCGGAGTGCCCGCGGAGGCCATCTGGCGCGCCACCAGAAACGTGACGCCCATCCTGGCGGGCGTCGCGCTTGCTACCGCTGTGCTCTCCGTCGCCTGGGCGGTCCGCGCGCGCCACGCGCTGGCCGCCGCCGGATGGATCGTCCTCGCGGGGGCCTCGCTGGTGGGCCATCTGATGGTGCCGGCGGCCATCGCCGGCGACGCCGAGCCGCTGGCCGACTCGGCGAGCCTCGATCGGCTGGGCCGCTACGCATACGGGCTCGAGCAGTTGCGGGAGGTGACGGTGGCGTCGCGGGGGGAGCCGGTGCCGCCCCGCGTGCCGTCGTACTGGAGCCAGGAGACGCTTTCGCGAATCCTCGCTGTCGACTCGATGCACCTGCTGTCGATCGATGCCGCGATGCTCAGCGTGCAGGGCGGACCTCGTCCGGTGTGGCTCGCGGCGCGCACCCTCGGCGAGGGCCGGCTCTCACTGTCGGCGATCGCGGACGATCGCATCGGGCCCGCCGGCGAGCCACTCTACTACCAGTCGCGCGACTCGGTGCCGCGGCCCTCGGCGGGACCGCTGCTCGAGCTGGGGGAGGAGACGTTCAGGCCGGCCGCCGCGTCGTTCCGGGTGAACGGGCGCGACGGTCCGGGCGTGCCGGCCACCAGCTGGCACCGGCGCATCCTGCTGGCCTGGGCACTGCAGGCCGGGCGACTGCTGGGGCCGCTCCCGGCCGGCGCGCGGATCGATTGGCGGCTGTCCCCCAGCGCCCGGCTCGAATGCCTCGCTCCGTATGTGACGTGGGGCCAGCCGTCGGCTCGGGTAATCGACGGCGAGCTGGTCTGGCTGGTGGACGGCTACACTTCCAGCGCCACCTTTCCCCTCTCGCCCCGGATCACCTGGCATGATCGTTCCGTGGGTAGTCTCCGCGCGGGCTTTCTGGGAAGCGTGTCGGCGCTCACCGGAGCGACCCACATCTTTCTTCGTCCGGCGAGCGACCCGCTGGCGGAGGCCTGGGCGGGCATCTCGGAGGGTGTGGTCGAACCGGCGTCATCCATCCCCGGACCGGTGCTCCGTGCCGCGCCGTATCCGGAGGACCTCTTTGAGGCGCAGGCTCACGAGCTGGAGCGCCCCGCGTGGAATCTGGGAGCAGGCAGCGGACGAGTGCCCGCCGACAGCAACCAGCTCCCCCGCGCGGAGATCGCCTGGCTGCCGGATGCCGCGGGCCCGCAGCTCGTCGTCTCGTTCGAGCGGATCGCGGAGCGCCGCCTCACTGGTCTGCTGGTCGCGGGCCGGGAGGAAGACGGCGACGCGCTTCGACTGGCGCGCATCGATTCGGCCGCGGCGCTTCCGTCCCGAGGCACGCTGGAGACGCGCTGGTCGCGCTTCCCCAGTTACGCGGCCCTCAACGACTCGATCCGGGACGAGGGCGGCCGGCTCGATCACGGACCGCTGCGCTTCGATCTGAGCCCCGCCGGTGTGGTCGGCTACCGGATGAGCTTCGCCCGGCGCGCCAACGGAGGCCCGGCGGTCGTGTGGGTGAGCGTGGCCGCGCCGGGTGAGCGTCTGGGTGCCGGCCACACACTGGCGGAAGCGTGGAGCAATCTGCTGGGCGCCTCGGTGCCCGCGATCGCGGGTGCCGGTCCGGCCACCCGTCTGGACGACGCGCGGCAGCTCCTGCTCCGCGCCGATTCCGCGCTCCGCGGCGCGGACTGGGCGGAGTTCGGCCGGGCCTGGGAGGCGCTGCGAAAGACGCTCGGACTGCCCGCGGATTCCGGGGGACCGTGAGCTTGCTCGCCCCTGGGGCCGGGACTAGCTTGCAAGGCTTTTTGCGAGGGTGGTCCGCGTGAAGACGGCGGTGCTCGCGCTCGGCGGCAACGCGCTCGCCCACGCGGGAGAGCC from Gemmatimonadales bacterium includes:
- a CDS encoding phosphomannomutase/phosphoglucomutase, with product MNVPKSIFRQYDVRGIVGTELTPELARGVGRAFTTVAWDRAGQAPVIAVGRDNRPSGAMLAEGIRLGVADAGGTALDVGTLPTPALYFAVSALRSTGGVQVTGSHNPPEFNGFKLVLGADPFHGEEILDLWERIVTERWRTGAGRQSSDASVLGRYRDGILDRHRLLRRVKVVVDCGNGAGSLVAVSTLEALGAEVIPLFCESDGSFPNHHPDPTIPENLRDLQAAVRRTGAELGIAFDGDADRIGAVDETGRIIYGDQLLIILGRDAVARFGPGTPVIFDVKCSEVLPAALTAAGAQPVMWKTGHSLIKAKMKELQAPLAGEMSGHMFFGGDYLGFDDALFAAARLLEIVSRQPFGLAPLLADLPQTFATPEIRVDAPEDQKFAIVERAAASFAARYPANTIDGVRITFPKGWGLLRASNTQPILVLRFEATDPLALDAYRGEVVSWLAAQGVRA
- a CDS encoding UPF0182 family protein translates to MSRRGRRLTAALTGLVVLLFAGRWTAGILADRWWAAQVSPAAVGFLTDWYLLRAILDLAAVLLASAWFIGHLLAVYRAVGSVQVRRNVANLEFREALTPSALLTIAVASGGVLGVLVGSGTSRWVHEVALAWQGVHYGMADPLLQRDIGLYVAQLPVWRAAHGFAFLLLTLALGIVFALYLVVGAVRWIEGRPAINNHARIHLGWLLAGLALTLMWGYLLERYELVALGGVPAEAIWRATRNVTPILAGVALATAVLSVAWAVRARHALAAAGWIVLAGASLVGHLMVPAAIAGDAEPLADSASLDRLGRYAYGLEQLREVTVASRGEPVPPRVPSYWSQETLSRILAVDSMHLLSIDAAMLSVQGGPRPVWLAARTLGEGRLSLSAIADDRIGPAGEPLYYQSRDSVPRPSAGPLLELGEETFRPAAASFRVNGRDGPGVPATSWHRRILLAWALQAGRLLGPLPAGARIDWRLSPSARLECLAPYVTWGQPSARVIDGELVWLVDGYTSSATFPLSPRITWHDRSVGSLRAGFLGSVSALTGATHIFLRPASDPLAEAWAGISEGVVEPASSIPGPVLRAAPYPEDLFEAQAHELERPAWNLGAGSGRVPADSNQLPRAEIAWLPDAAGPQLVVSFERIAERRLTGLLVAGREEDGDALRLARIDSAAALPSRGTLETRWSRFPSYAALNDSIRDEGGRLDHGPLRFDLSPAGVVGYRMSFARRANGGPAVVWVSVAAPGERLGAGHTLAEAWSNLLGASVPAIAGAGPATRLDDARQLLLRADSALRGADWAEFGRAWEALRKTLGLPADSGGP